From a single Callithrix jacchus isolate 240 chromosome 5, calJac240_pri, whole genome shotgun sequence genomic region:
- the DLG4 gene encoding disks large homolog 4 isoform X10, translating to MLSQFEETVNLGFSHLEWRWLEVGRGLGPDMGSPEGMDQKYRYQDEDTPPLEHSPAHLPNQVNAPELVHVAERNLSHLEAGHGVVGHAHLSPFKANSPPVIVNTDTLEAPGYLQVNGTEGEMEYEEITLERGNSGLGFSIAGGTDNPHIGDDPSIFITKIIPGGAAAQDGRLRVNDSILFVNEVDVREVTHSAAVEALKEAGSIVRLYVMRRKPPAEKVMEIKLIKGPKGLGFSIAGGVGNQHIPGDNSIYVTKIIEGGAAHKDGRLQIGDKILAVNSVGLEDVMHEDAVAALKNTYDVVYLKVAKPSNAYLSDSYAPPDITTSYSQHLDNEISHSSYLGTDYPTAMTPTSPRRYSPVAKDLLGEEDIPREPRRIVIHRGSTGLGFNIVGGEDGEGIFISFILAGGPADLSGELRKGDQILSVNGVDLRNASHEQAAIALKNAGQTVTIIAQYKPEEYSRFEAKIHDLREQLMNSSLGSGTASLRSNPKRGFYIRALFDYDKTKDCGFLSQALSFRFGDVLHVIDASDEEWWQARRVHSDSETDDIGFIPSKRRVERREWSRLKAKDWGSSSGSQGREDSVLSYETVTQMEVHYARPIIILGPTKDRANDDLLSEFPDKFGSCVPHTTRPKREYEIDGRDYHFVSSREKMEKDIQAHKFIEAGQYNSHLYGTSVQSVREVAEQGKHCILDVSANAVRRLQAAHLHPIAIFIRPRSLENVLEINKRITEEQARKAFDRATKLEQEFTECFSAIVEGDSFEEIYHKVKRVIEDLSGPYIWVPARERL from the exons ATGCTCTCTCAATTTGAGGAAACTGTTAATTTAGGGTTCAGTCATCTAGAATGGAGATGGTTGGAAGTTGGCAGAGGGCTGGGGCCTGACATGGGATCACCTGAGGGAATGGACCAG AAATACCGCTACCAAGATGAAGACACGCCCCCTCTGGAGCACAGCCCGGCCCACCTCCCCAACCAGGTAAACGCCCCCGAGCTGGTGCACGTGGCGGAGAGGAACTTGTCCCACCTCGAGGCTGGCCACGGGGTCGTGGGCCACGCCCACCTCTCCCCTTTCAAG GCCAATTCTCCCCCTGTGATTGTCAACACAGATACCCTAGAAGCCCCAGGATAT TTGCAGGTGAACGGGACCGAGGGGGAGATGGAATACGAGGAGATCACATTGGAAAGG GGTAACTCAGGTCTGGGCTTCAGCATCGCAGGTGGCACTGACAACCCACACATCGGTGACGATCCGTCCATTTTCATCACCAAGATAATTCCTGGTGGGGCTGCGGCCCAGGATGGCCGCCTCAG GGTCAACGACAGCATCCTGTTTGTAAATGAAGTGGACGTGCGTGAGGTGACCCACTCAGCGGCAGTGGAGGCCCTCAAAGAGGCAGGCTCCATCGTTCGCCTCTATGTCATGCGTCGGAAGCCCCCGGCTGAGAAGGTCATGGAGATAAAGCTCATCAAAGGGCCTAAAG GTCTTGGCTTCAGCATCGCAGGGGGCGTAGGGAACCAGCACATCCCAGGAGATAATAGCATCTATGTAACAAAGATCATCGAAGGGGGTGCTGCCCACAAGGATGGGAGGTTGCAGATTGGAGACAAGATCCTGGCG GTCAACAGTGTGGGGTTGGAGGATGTCATGCATGAAGATGCTGTGGCAGCCCTGAAGAACACGTATGATGTTGTCTACCTAAAGGTGGCCAAGCCCAGCAATGCCTACCTGAGTGACAGCTATGCTCCCCCAGACATCACAACCT CTTATTCCCAGCACCTGGACAATGAGATCAGTCACAGCAGCTACCTGGGCACCGACTACCCCACAGCCATGACCCCCACTTCCCCTCGGCGCTACTCCCCAGTGGCCAAAGACCTGCTCGGGGAGGAGGACATTCCCCGAGAACCGAGGCGAATCGTGATCCACCGGGGCTCCACAGGCCTAGGCTTCAATATCGTGGGTGGCGAGGACGGCGAAGGCATCTTCATCTCCTTTATTCTGGCTGGGGGCCCTGCAGACCTCAGTGGGGAGCTGCGGAAGGGGGACCAGATCCTGTCG GTCAATGGTGTTGACCTCCGCAATGCCAGCCATGAGCAGGCCGCCATTGCCCTGAAGAATGCGGGTCAGACGGTCACAATCATCGCTCAGTATAAACCAGAAG AGTACAGCCGATTTGAGGCCAAGATCCATGACCTTCGGGAGCAGCTCATGAACAGCAGCCTGGGCTCAGGGACGGCCTCCCTGCGGAGCAACCCCAAGAGGGGTTTCTACATAAG GGCCCTGTTTGATTACGACAAGACCAAGGACTGCGGCTTCCTAAGCCAGGCCCTGAGCTTCCGCTTTGGAGACGTGCTGCATGTCATCGATGCTAGCGAtgaggagtggtggcaggcacggCGGGTCCACTCTGACAGTGAGACCGATGACATTGGCTTCATCCCCAGCAAACGGCG GGTTGAGCGACGAGAGTGGTCAAGGTtaaaggccaag GACTGGGGCTCCAGCTCTGGATCACAGG GTCGAGAAGACTCGGTTCTGAGCTACGAGACAGTGACGCAGATGGAAG TGCACTATGCTCGCCCCATCATCATCCTTGGGCCCACCAAGGACCGCGCCAATGATGATCTTCTCTCCGAGTTCCCCGACAAGTTTGGATCCTGTGTTCCCC ATACAACACGGCCCAAGCGGGAGTATGAGATAGATGGCCGGGATTACCACTTTGTGTCGTCCCGGGAGAAAATGGAGAAGGACATTCAGGCACACAAGTTCATTGAGGCCGGCCAGTACAACAGCCACCTCTATGGGACCAGCGTCCAGTCCGTGCGAGAGGTGGCAGAGCAG GGGAAGCACTGCATCCTCGATGTCTCGGCCAATGCCGTGCGGCGGCTGCAGGCGGCCCACCTGCACCCCATCGCCATCTTCATCCGCCCCCGCTCCCTGGAGAATGTGCT AGAGATTAATAAGCGGATCACAGAGGAGCAAGCCCGTAAAGCCTTCGACAGAGCCACCAAGCTGGAGCAGGAGTTCACAGAGTGCTTCTCAG CCATCGTGGAGGGTGACAGCTTTGAGGAGATCTACCACAAGGTGAAGCGTGTCATCGAGGACCTCTCAGGCCCCTACATCTGGGTTCCAGCCCGAGAGAGACTCTGA
- the DLG4 gene encoding disks large homolog 4 isoform X5 — translation MSQRPRAPRSALWLLAPPLLRWAPPLLTVLHSDLFQALLDILDYYEASLSESQKYRYQDEDTPPLEHSPAHLPNQANSPPVIVNTDTLEAPGYVNGTEGEMEYEEITLERGNSGLGFSIAGGTDNPHIGDDPSIFITKIIPGGAAAQDGRLRVNDSILFVNEVDVREVTHSAAVEALKEAGSIVRLYVMRRKPPAEKVMEIKLIKGPKGLGFSIAGGVGNQHIPGDNSIYVTKIIEGGAAHKDGRLQIGDKILAVNSVGLEDVMHEDAVAALKNTYDVVYLKVAKPSNAYLSDSYAPPDITTSYSQHLDNEISHSSYLGTDYPTAMTPTSPRRYSPVAKDLLGEEDIPREPRRIVIHRGSTGLGFNIVGGEDGEGIFISFILAGGPADLSGELRKGDQILSVNGVDLRNASHEQAAIALKNAGQTVTIIAQYKPEEYSRFEAKIHDLREQLMNSSLGSGTASLRSNPKRGFYIRALFDYDKTKDCGFLSQALSFRFGDVLHVIDASDEEWWQARRVHSDSETDDIGFIPSKRRVERREWSRLKAKDWGSSSGSQGREDSVLSYETVTQMEVHYARPIIILGPTKDRANDDLLSEFPDKFGSCVPHTTRPKREYEIDGRDYHFVSSREKMEKDIQAHKFIEAGQYNSHLYGTSVQSVREVAEQGKHCILDVSANAVRRLQAAHLHPIAIFIRPRSLENVLEINKRITEEQARKAFDRATKLEQEFTECFSAIVEGDSFEEIYHKVKRVIEDLSGPYIWVPARERL, via the exons atgtcCCAGAGACCGAGAG CTCCCAGGTCAGCCCTCTGGCTCCTGGCTCCCCCACTACTACGGTGGGCACCCCCGCTCCTCACAGTGCTGCACAGTGATCTCTTCCAGGCCTTGCTGG ACATCCTGGACTATTATGAGGCTTCCCTCTCTGAGAGTCAG AAATACCGCTACCAAGATGAAGACACGCCCCCTCTGGAGCACAGCCCGGCCCACCTCCCCAACCAG GCCAATTCTCCCCCTGTGATTGTCAACACAGATACCCTAGAAGCCCCAGGATAT GTGAACGGGACCGAGGGGGAGATGGAATACGAGGAGATCACATTGGAAAGG GGTAACTCAGGTCTGGGCTTCAGCATCGCAGGTGGCACTGACAACCCACACATCGGTGACGATCCGTCCATTTTCATCACCAAGATAATTCCTGGTGGGGCTGCGGCCCAGGATGGCCGCCTCAG GGTCAACGACAGCATCCTGTTTGTAAATGAAGTGGACGTGCGTGAGGTGACCCACTCAGCGGCAGTGGAGGCCCTCAAAGAGGCAGGCTCCATCGTTCGCCTCTATGTCATGCGTCGGAAGCCCCCGGCTGAGAAGGTCATGGAGATAAAGCTCATCAAAGGGCCTAAAG GTCTTGGCTTCAGCATCGCAGGGGGCGTAGGGAACCAGCACATCCCAGGAGATAATAGCATCTATGTAACAAAGATCATCGAAGGGGGTGCTGCCCACAAGGATGGGAGGTTGCAGATTGGAGACAAGATCCTGGCG GTCAACAGTGTGGGGTTGGAGGATGTCATGCATGAAGATGCTGTGGCAGCCCTGAAGAACACGTATGATGTTGTCTACCTAAAGGTGGCCAAGCCCAGCAATGCCTACCTGAGTGACAGCTATGCTCCCCCAGACATCACAACCT CTTATTCCCAGCACCTGGACAATGAGATCAGTCACAGCAGCTACCTGGGCACCGACTACCCCACAGCCATGACCCCCACTTCCCCTCGGCGCTACTCCCCAGTGGCCAAAGACCTGCTCGGGGAGGAGGACATTCCCCGAGAACCGAGGCGAATCGTGATCCACCGGGGCTCCACAGGCCTAGGCTTCAATATCGTGGGTGGCGAGGACGGCGAAGGCATCTTCATCTCCTTTATTCTGGCTGGGGGCCCTGCAGACCTCAGTGGGGAGCTGCGGAAGGGGGACCAGATCCTGTCG GTCAATGGTGTTGACCTCCGCAATGCCAGCCATGAGCAGGCCGCCATTGCCCTGAAGAATGCGGGTCAGACGGTCACAATCATCGCTCAGTATAAACCAGAAG AGTACAGCCGATTTGAGGCCAAGATCCATGACCTTCGGGAGCAGCTCATGAACAGCAGCCTGGGCTCAGGGACGGCCTCCCTGCGGAGCAACCCCAAGAGGGGTTTCTACATAAG GGCCCTGTTTGATTACGACAAGACCAAGGACTGCGGCTTCCTAAGCCAGGCCCTGAGCTTCCGCTTTGGAGACGTGCTGCATGTCATCGATGCTAGCGAtgaggagtggtggcaggcacggCGGGTCCACTCTGACAGTGAGACCGATGACATTGGCTTCATCCCCAGCAAACGGCG GGTTGAGCGACGAGAGTGGTCAAGGTtaaaggccaag GACTGGGGCTCCAGCTCTGGATCACAGG GTCGAGAAGACTCGGTTCTGAGCTACGAGACAGTGACGCAGATGGAAG TGCACTATGCTCGCCCCATCATCATCCTTGGGCCCACCAAGGACCGCGCCAATGATGATCTTCTCTCCGAGTTCCCCGACAAGTTTGGATCCTGTGTTCCCC ATACAACACGGCCCAAGCGGGAGTATGAGATAGATGGCCGGGATTACCACTTTGTGTCGTCCCGGGAGAAAATGGAGAAGGACATTCAGGCACACAAGTTCATTGAGGCCGGCCAGTACAACAGCCACCTCTATGGGACCAGCGTCCAGTCCGTGCGAGAGGTGGCAGAGCAG GGGAAGCACTGCATCCTCGATGTCTCGGCCAATGCCGTGCGGCGGCTGCAGGCGGCCCACCTGCACCCCATCGCCATCTTCATCCGCCCCCGCTCCCTGGAGAATGTGCT AGAGATTAATAAGCGGATCACAGAGGAGCAAGCCCGTAAAGCCTTCGACAGAGCCACCAAGCTGGAGCAGGAGTTCACAGAGTGCTTCTCAG CCATCGTGGAGGGTGACAGCTTTGAGGAGATCTACCACAAGGTGAAGCGTGTCATCGAGGACCTCTCAGGCCCCTACATCTGGGTTCCAGCCCGAGAGAGACTCTGA